From a single Streptomyces sp. 1331.2 genomic region:
- a CDS encoding uracil-xanthine permease family protein, with the protein MDLGVRWKLHGDGRTPAPGAVVRPDERLSWPRTVGLGAQHVVAMFGASFVAPVLMGLDPNLAIMMSGVATVIFLLATRGRVPSYLGCSLSFVGVAAVIRAQGGTSATVTGAVFVVGIALFLVGLAVQKFGARIIHAAMPPVVTGAVVMLIGFNLAPVTASVYWPQDQWTALLVMLFTGLAVVGLRGFWSRVAIFLGLVFGYGISWLFDRIFGKIHSVDASGHLTDHWRLDLSGVGKADWVGLPTLHGPSFQWSAILVALPVVIALVAENAGHVKAVGEMTGTDLDDKLGTAISADGVASMLSTAVGGPPNTTYSENIGVMAATRVYSTAAYWAAAGFALLFGICPKFGAVVAAIPGGVLGGITVILYGMIGLLGAQIWTKSGVDLRNPLNLVPAAAGIIIGIGNVTMKFTDTFTLSGIALGTLVVITGYHALRALAPAHLKVQEPLLDEGTSSYDEQGEARR; encoded by the coding sequence ATGGATCTCGGCGTGCGCTGGAAGCTGCACGGTGACGGGCGCACGCCCGCGCCGGGGGCGGTCGTCCGCCCCGACGAACGGCTCTCCTGGCCCCGCACGGTCGGACTGGGCGCCCAGCACGTCGTGGCGATGTTCGGCGCCAGCTTCGTGGCGCCCGTGCTGATGGGGCTCGACCCGAACCTCGCCATCATGATGTCCGGCGTGGCCACCGTGATCTTCCTGCTGGCCACCCGCGGCCGGGTGCCCAGCTACCTGGGCTGCTCGCTGTCCTTCGTCGGCGTGGCCGCGGTGATCCGGGCGCAGGGCGGCACCAGCGCGACGGTGACCGGCGCCGTGTTCGTGGTCGGCATCGCGCTGTTCCTGGTGGGCCTCGCCGTCCAGAAGTTCGGGGCGCGCATCATCCACGCGGCGATGCCGCCGGTCGTCACCGGCGCGGTCGTCATGCTGATCGGCTTCAATCTGGCCCCGGTGACGGCCTCGGTCTACTGGCCGCAGGACCAGTGGACGGCGCTGCTGGTGATGCTGTTCACCGGGCTGGCCGTGGTGGGCCTGCGCGGCTTCTGGTCACGGGTGGCGATCTTCCTCGGGCTGGTCTTCGGGTACGGGATCTCCTGGCTGTTCGACCGGATCTTCGGGAAGATCCACTCGGTGGACGCGAGCGGGCACCTGACCGACCACTGGCGCCTGGACCTGTCCGGTGTCGGCAAGGCGGACTGGGTCGGCCTGCCCACCCTGCACGGCCCGTCCTTCCAGTGGTCGGCGATCCTGGTCGCGCTGCCCGTGGTGATCGCCCTGGTCGCGGAGAACGCCGGGCACGTCAAGGCCGTCGGCGAGATGACCGGCACCGACCTGGACGACAAGCTCGGCACCGCGATCTCCGCCGACGGCGTCGCCTCGATGCTGTCCACCGCGGTCGGCGGCCCGCCGAACACCACGTACTCCGAGAACATCGGCGTCATGGCCGCCACCCGGGTCTACTCCACCGCCGCGTACTGGGCGGCGGCCGGCTTCGCGCTGCTGTTCGGCATCTGCCCCAAGTTCGGGGCCGTCGTCGCCGCGATCCCCGGCGGGGTGCTCGGCGGCATCACCGTCATCCTGTACGGAATGATCGGCCTGCTCGGCGCGCAGATCTGGACCAAGTCCGGGGTGGACCTGCGCAATCCGCTCAACCTGGTGCCGGCCGCGGCGGGCATCATCATCGGCATCGGCAACGTGACGATGAAGTTCACCGACACCTTCACCCTCAGCGGCATCGCGCTGGGCACGCTGGTCGTCATCACCGGCTACCACGCGCTGCGGGCGCTGGCGCCGGCGCACCTCAAGGTGCAGGAACCGCTGCTGGACGAGGGCACCTCCTCGTACGACGAGCAGGGCGAAGCCCGTCGCTGA
- a CDS encoding heparin lyase I family protein has protein sequence MSLPSDRRKLAYGGVAVTVLALSWATVTPSSAAGQVLWTPSTDKGASSFAAVQCASGNFKVVNDAAKGKVWRAHQAAGQERCETLSPDLKNGDTFYLGWSSKVDIKDANSRYVFQLKCDPSTDTANHPIEIDATNGRIRLQEWDTKHVSHTLWTAPTANGQWHSYALKIRLGRTDGTIDFWFDGKKQTFTTGSGTFKGTTWDGNRNYLKWGSYHESTGDATNTFTSPVMATTLEAATAGS, from the coding sequence ATGTCCCTTCCGTCCGACCGCCGCAAGCTCGCCTACGGAGGCGTGGCCGTCACCGTGCTCGCCCTCTCCTGGGCCACCGTGACACCCAGCAGCGCGGCGGGGCAGGTGCTGTGGACCCCGAGCACCGACAAGGGGGCGTCCTCCTTCGCCGCCGTACAGTGCGCCTCCGGCAACTTCAAGGTCGTGAACGACGCGGCCAAGGGCAAGGTGTGGCGGGCCCACCAGGCCGCCGGGCAGGAGCGCTGCGAGACGCTGAGCCCGGATTTGAAGAACGGTGACACGTTCTACCTGGGCTGGTCGTCCAAGGTGGACATCAAGGACGCCAACAGCCGCTACGTCTTCCAGCTCAAGTGCGACCCGAGCACGGACACCGCCAACCACCCGATCGAGATCGACGCGACCAACGGGCGGATCCGGCTGCAGGAGTGGGACACCAAGCACGTCTCGCACACGCTGTGGACCGCGCCGACCGCCAACGGGCAGTGGCACTCGTACGCGCTGAAGATCCGCCTGGGGCGCACGGACGGCACGATCGACTTCTGGTTCGACGGCAAGAAGCAGACCTTCACCACCGGGTCGGGGACCTTCAAGGGCACGACCTGGGACGGCAACCGGAACTACCTCAAGTGGGGCTCCTACCACGAGTCCACGGGGGACGCGACGAACACCTTCACCAGCCCGGTGATGGCCACGACGCTGGAGGCCGCGACCGCCGGCTCGTAG
- a CDS encoding DUF397 domain-containing protein: MIPPVDLSGAQWFKSSYSNNGGTCVEVAPNFPGLAPVRDSKDPQGPALVFPAEAWKSFVSAVRSGEFGDI; the protein is encoded by the coding sequence ATGATCCCCCCTGTAGACCTGTCCGGCGCCCAGTGGTTCAAGTCCTCCTACAGCAACAACGGTGGTACTTGCGTCGAGGTGGCCCCCAACTTCCCCGGCCTGGCCCCGGTCCGTGACTCCAAGGACCCCCAGGGCCCGGCCCTGGTCTTCCCGGCCGAGGCCTGGAAGTCCTTCGTCTCCGCTGTCCGCAGCGGTGAGTTCGGCGACATCTGA
- a CDS encoding helix-turn-helix domain-containing protein — protein sequence MRESRLDPSASPLKAFGAQLRRLRKAAGLTQTRLGELTNLSDSQISNLERGTRSPTLDWVRSADRALDAGGSLELTYWSLSGSSLLEGFSEYAQQEAKAQGISHFELGIVPGLAQTMEYAEAFVAAAVRRGSITEEKAAGRLDFLAARQKLLDRRPAPRLHFVLDEGALLRTVGGAKVMARQLAHLEDLASRPNITIQVAPFSLAEELPFTMVVTLLTLADRTLLAYSECQLRGFLARDTETARAWERDYHQLQVEALSKAASLEMIRKQGVRGTS from the coding sequence ATGCGTGAGTCTCGGCTGGATCCATCGGCTTCACCCCTCAAAGCGTTCGGGGCTCAACTGCGCAGGTTGCGCAAGGCGGCGGGGTTGACGCAGACCCGGCTCGGCGAGCTGACGAACCTGAGCGATAGTCAGATTTCGAACCTCGAAAGAGGGACGCGCAGTCCCACGCTCGACTGGGTTCGCAGTGCCGACAGGGCCCTTGATGCCGGTGGGTCACTGGAACTGACGTACTGGAGCCTCAGCGGGTCGTCGCTGCTGGAGGGGTTTTCCGAGTACGCGCAGCAGGAGGCGAAGGCTCAGGGGATCTCCCACTTCGAACTGGGCATCGTGCCTGGTCTGGCCCAGACGATGGAGTATGCCGAAGCCTTCGTGGCCGCAGCCGTTCGACGCGGCAGCATCACCGAGGAAAAGGCCGCAGGTCGACTCGACTTCCTTGCCGCCCGTCAGAAGCTGCTTGATCGGAGGCCGGCGCCTCGCCTGCATTTCGTCCTGGATGAAGGAGCTCTCCTGCGAACCGTGGGAGGGGCCAAGGTGATGGCGCGACAGCTGGCGCATCTCGAAGATCTCGCGAGCCGTCCGAACATCACCATCCAGGTGGCGCCGTTCTCGCTCGCGGAGGAACTGCCGTTCACCATGGTTGTCACACTGTTGACTCTGGCGGATCGGACGCTCCTGGCATACTCGGAGTGCCAGCTGCGTGGCTTCCTCGCGCGAGACACCGAGACTGCTCGGGCCTGGGAGCGGGACTACCATCAGCTCCAGGTGGAAGCGCTGTCGAAGGCTGCGTCACTGGAGATGATCCGCAAGCAAGGCGTGAGAGGAACGTCATGA
- a CDS encoding NUDIX domain-containing protein produces MSRPPGRRSVQQVLVLLEHPDEPDEFSALLVDSVHRNGLSLPGGSAEQDELPHLAARRHLETATGLVLSLRTILSVDYVPAAEFPEGLNFVYAGGMITPRQAEVVRRHQPPDGICGLHWVPQGRLRDAMTEDQYRRVEDAWDAWEHGAGLPLLVRGVPVPVG; encoded by the coding sequence ATGAGCAGGCCCCCCGGGCGGCGATCCGTCCAGCAGGTCCTCGTCCTTCTCGAACACCCCGACGAGCCGGATGAGTTCTCCGCCCTCCTCGTCGACTCCGTCCACCGCAACGGGCTGTCCCTGCCCGGCGGCAGCGCCGAGCAGGACGAGCTGCCGCACCTCGCGGCCCGCCGGCACCTGGAGACGGCAACCGGGCTCGTCCTCTCCCTGCGCACCATCCTGTCGGTCGACTACGTTCCCGCCGCCGAATTCCCCGAAGGCCTCAACTTCGTGTACGCGGGCGGGATGATCACACCCCGGCAGGCCGAGGTCGTCCGCCGGCACCAGCCGCCGGACGGGATCTGCGGCCTCCACTGGGTACCCCAGGGCCGGCTGCGCGACGCCATGACCGAGGACCAGTACCGGCGCGTCGAAGACGCCTGGGACGCCTGGGAACACGGCGCCGGACTCCCCCTCCTGGTACGGGGCGTCCCGGTCCCGGTCGGCTGA
- a CDS encoding DUF397 domain-containing protein has translation MPPVDLSDAQWFKSSYSNNGGNCVEVAPGFSGVMPVRDSKDPNGPALVFAADAWTAFVAAVRSGEFGEG, from the coding sequence ATCCCTCCCGTAGACCTGTCCGACGCCCAGTGGTTCAAGTCCTCCTACAGCAACAACGGAGGCAACTGCGTAGAGGTGGCACCCGGTTTCTCCGGTGTGATGCCTGTCCGCGATTCCAAGGACCCGAACGGGCCCGCCCTGGTCTTCGCCGCAGACGCGTGGACGGCGTTCGTCGCCGCTGTCCGCAGTGGCGAGTTCGGCGAAGGCTGA
- a CDS encoding DUF397 domain-containing protein, giving the protein MKSTYSQQGGNCVEVACEFRELMHVRDSKDPNGPALVFAAEEWASFIIAVRRRRVRRDLRGTP; this is encoded by the coding sequence GTGAAGTCGACGTACAGCCAGCAGGGCGGCAACTGCGTTGAAGTTGCTTGCGAATTTCGTGAGTTGATGCACGTCCGAGATTCGAAGGATCCGAACGGGCCGGCCCTGGTCTTCGCCGCCGAGGAGTGGGCGTCGTTCATCATCGCCGTCCGCAGGCGGCGAGTTCGGCGAGATCTGAGAGGAACACCGTGA
- a CDS encoding helix-turn-helix domain-containing protein encodes MRTGAESALGDGVMTGKDRFELWRDALAKTRECEATSAHADSFQAELRSSALGQVTLLGTSFPSARVRRTERMVRRSHGPELYHLTFLTAGSQALRHGADRTEKHRSGDLVFLDSSHPYDARLFGGGPGKPRIEGVGADFPVSLLPIPPRLLRGLLGRGLPAREGSGALLAQFLLGLDRQADVLQPAEAARLGTVLVDLTAAWLARELDAASQLPPDARHRALVENIRAFIRHNLHDPALTPATIAAAHHISVSHLHRLFTQHSQGETVAAWIRSQRLKKAHRDLTDPALQDLPVHVIAARCGMFRASEFSRAFKTAYGLSPREHRHRARHEPGGR; translated from the coding sequence ATGCGCACGGGTGCGGAGAGCGCACTGGGGGACGGCGTCATGACGGGGAAGGACCGGTTCGAGCTCTGGCGGGACGCGCTGGCGAAGACGCGTGAGTGCGAAGCGACCAGCGCCCACGCGGACAGTTTCCAGGCGGAGTTGCGGTCGTCGGCGCTGGGGCAGGTGACCCTGCTGGGGACGTCGTTCCCGTCGGCGCGAGTCCGGCGGACCGAGCGCATGGTGCGCCGCTCGCACGGCCCTGAGCTGTACCACCTGACGTTCCTGACGGCAGGTAGCCAAGCGCTGCGGCACGGCGCGGACCGGACGGAGAAACACAGGTCGGGAGACCTGGTGTTCCTCGACTCTTCACACCCGTACGACGCCCGGTTGTTCGGTGGCGGCCCCGGCAAGCCCCGGATCGAGGGCGTGGGCGCCGACTTCCCGGTGTCGCTGCTGCCGATCCCGCCGCGGCTGCTGCGCGGCCTGCTCGGCCGGGGGCTGCCCGCTCGGGAGGGGTCGGGTGCGCTGCTCGCGCAGTTCCTGCTCGGCCTGGACCGGCAGGCCGACGTCCTGCAGCCGGCCGAGGCGGCCCGCCTGGGCACCGTCCTGGTCGACCTGACAGCGGCCTGGCTCGCCCGGGAACTCGACGCCGCCTCCCAGCTCCCGCCCGACGCCCGGCACCGGGCCCTGGTCGAGAACATCCGGGCCTTCATCCGGCACAACCTCCACGACCCCGCCCTGACCCCGGCCACGATCGCCGCCGCCCACCACATCTCCGTCAGCCACCTGCACCGCCTGTTCACCCAGCATTCCCAGGGCGAGACCGTCGCCGCCTGGATCCGCAGCCAACGCCTGAAGAAGGCCCACCGCGACCTGACCGACCCCGCACTGCAGGACCTGCCCGTCCACGTCATCGCCGCCCGCTGCGGCATGTTCCGCGCCTCCGAGTTCAGCCGCGCCTTCAAAACCGCCTACGGCCTCTCGCCCCGGGAACACCGCCACCGGGCCCGGCACGAGCCCGGCGGCCGGTAA
- a CDS encoding UDP-N-acetylglucosamine--N-acetylmuramyl-(pentapeptide) pyrophosphoryl-undecaprenol N-acetylglucosamine transferase, producing MRLVVTGGGTGGHTYPALTAVRTARARLASAGRALDVLWVGTADSLESRVAASEGIEFAAVATGKIRRHRNPLRMVSPANVRDMARVPLGVAQARAVVSRFHPDVVLATGGYVAVPVGIAASLCRRPLVVHEQTVRLGLANRTLAGRAARIAVSSESTVPLLPEASRSIAVVTGNPVRPEVLTGDADKAVQALGLHGFRRDLPTVYVTGGAQGSEQINGLVADVLPWLLAGANVIHQCGPAHVEALRARAAALPSQLASRYLLTGFVGPELPDVLALADVVVSRSGAGTIAELTALGKAAVLVPLASSAGNEQAHNASHLHDAGAAIALLGEVTAGRLREAVDPLLTDAERRGAMAERARAHGRPDAADRLVDVLFSAVAH from the coding sequence TTGCGGCTCGTCGTCACTGGCGGCGGAACCGGCGGTCACACCTATCCGGCGCTGACCGCGGTCCGCACGGCGCGGGCGAGGCTCGCCTCTGCGGGCCGGGCGCTGGACGTCCTGTGGGTGGGCACGGCGGACAGCCTGGAGTCCCGGGTTGCGGCGAGCGAAGGCATCGAGTTCGCTGCGGTTGCCACAGGGAAGATCCGACGCCACCGGAACCCGCTCAGGATGGTCTCTCCCGCGAACGTGCGGGACATGGCGCGGGTTCCGCTCGGGGTAGCGCAGGCCCGCGCCGTGGTCTCCCGCTTCCACCCCGACGTGGTACTGGCCACGGGCGGATACGTTGCCGTGCCGGTGGGCATCGCCGCTTCGCTGTGTCGTCGCCCGCTCGTCGTCCACGAGCAGACGGTGCGCCTGGGCCTGGCCAACCGGACGCTCGCGGGACGGGCTGCCCGCATCGCGGTGTCCTCCGAGTCCACCGTGCCGCTGCTGCCGGAGGCGTCCCGGTCGATCGCGGTCGTCACCGGCAACCCGGTGCGGCCCGAGGTGCTGACCGGTGATGCGGACAAGGCGGTCCAGGCGCTCGGGCTGCACGGGTTCCGCCGCGATCTGCCGACCGTCTACGTCACCGGTGGCGCCCAGGGCTCGGAGCAGATCAACGGACTGGTGGCGGACGTTCTGCCCTGGCTGCTGGCCGGCGCCAACGTGATCCACCAGTGCGGCCCGGCGCACGTCGAAGCCCTGCGGGCCCGCGCCGCGGCTCTTCCCTCGCAGCTGGCGTCCCGGTACCTGTTGACCGGGTTCGTCGGCCCCGAACTGCCGGACGTGCTCGCGCTGGCCGATGTCGTGGTCTCCCGCAGCGGGGCGGGCACGATCGCGGAGCTGACGGCGCTGGGCAAGGCCGCGGTCCTCGTCCCGCTCGCCAGTTCGGCCGGCAACGAGCAAGCCCACAACGCGAGCCACCTGCACGACGCCGGGGCGGCGATCGCGCTCCTCGGCGAGGTGACGGCGGGGCGCCTCCGTGAGGCGGTCGACCCGCTGCTGACCGACGCCGAGCGCCGTGGGGCCATGGCGGAGCGGGCGCGCGCTCACGGCCGTCCGGATGCCGCCGACCGGCTGGTGGACGTGCTCTTCTCCGCCGTCGCGCACTGA
- a CDS encoding formyltransferase family protein has protein sequence MAAHACETIAALPGTVLDTVIPNAVEPDWDLRLSDHAAEHHPEARILRSGDWRDLEPGRCDLVFSVLYDKIIGPELIDATSHIINCHPGRLPGYRGVRPVNWALRNREHLHGITIHVIDAGIDSGPILAEAVFSIWPDVDEVRDVWDRCMRHGRLLISDTLPRLDQIVPRPQEATGAVTHFSRDNVSLGDRGDWTRESSTGRLGA, from the coding sequence TTGGCCGCGCACGCCTGCGAGACGATCGCCGCGCTGCCCGGGACCGTCCTGGACACGGTGATCCCGAACGCGGTCGAGCCGGACTGGGACCTCCGCCTGTCCGACCACGCCGCCGAACACCACCCCGAGGCCCGCATCCTCCGCTCGGGCGACTGGCGGGACCTGGAACCGGGCCGCTGCGACCTCGTTTTCAGTGTCCTCTACGACAAGATCATCGGTCCGGAGCTCATCGACGCCACCAGTCACATCATCAACTGTCACCCCGGCCGCCTGCCCGGCTACCGCGGGGTGCGGCCGGTCAACTGGGCGCTGCGCAACCGCGAGCACCTGCACGGCATCACGATCCACGTCATCGACGCGGGCATCGACTCCGGCCCGATCCTCGCCGAGGCGGTCTTCTCCATCTGGCCCGACGTGGACGAGGTACGCGACGTCTGGGACCGGTGTATGCGCCACGGGCGGCTGCTCATCTCGGACACGCTGCCCCGCCTGGACCAGATCGTGCCCCGGCCGCAAGAGGCAACAGGAGCGGTGACCCATTTCAGCCGGGACAACGTCTCCCTCGGCGACCGGGGCGACTGGACGCGCGAGTCGTCCACCGGCCGGCTTGGGGCGTGA
- a CDS encoding DegT/DnrJ/EryC1/StrS family aminotransferase: MNPTTPEYRRNATPFLYGGEADAVARVLKAGQYGHTQVTEEFERKVAAFLGVPDAVAVTSGTAAMHTALLAAGVGPGHEVIVPSLTFCATIQAVLACGAAPRFIEVNPGTLCIEPDAVMEAITPDTRAVMPVLYGGRAVDLTEIRDTLDRRDIAVVEDAAHAFGSYRGSVRVGSTGDLTCFSFGPIKNLTCGQGGMVIPRTPAEAATVRQLRLLGVVASQAQRQAATSYRVEGFGLRYQLSSLNAAIGLAQLPKFKTTEVNRQELWRSYRCALRDVPAVRLVDVDVDHSVPHLCVVRVADREEVFRRMLAAGVAVGVHYPPNHLQPAFAPWRRVLPVTEQAGREILTLPFHQHMTDDDVRHVAATLKAATGGGQ, translated from the coding sequence TTGAACCCCACCACCCCTGAGTACCGGCGCAACGCGACCCCGTTCCTCTATGGAGGCGAGGCGGACGCGGTGGCCCGGGTCCTGAAGGCCGGCCAGTACGGGCACACGCAGGTCACCGAGGAGTTCGAGCGGAAAGTCGCCGCGTTCCTCGGCGTGCCCGACGCGGTGGCCGTCACCTCCGGCACCGCCGCGATGCACACCGCGCTCCTGGCCGCGGGTGTCGGCCCCGGCCATGAGGTGATCGTCCCCTCGCTGACGTTCTGCGCCACCATCCAGGCCGTCCTGGCCTGCGGCGCCGCGCCCCGCTTCATCGAGGTGAACCCGGGCACCCTGTGCATCGAGCCGGACGCGGTGATGGAAGCGATCACCCCCGACACCCGGGCCGTGATGCCGGTCCTGTACGGCGGCCGGGCCGTCGACCTCACCGAGATCCGCGACACGCTTGACCGGCGGGACATCGCCGTCGTCGAGGACGCCGCCCACGCCTTCGGCTCCTACCGCGGCTCCGTGCGGGTCGGCAGCACGGGCGACCTGACGTGCTTCTCCTTCGGGCCGATCAAGAACCTGACGTGCGGGCAGGGCGGCATGGTCATCCCCCGCACTCCGGCGGAAGCCGCCACGGTCCGCCAGCTACGGCTGCTCGGCGTCGTCGCATCGCAGGCGCAACGGCAGGCCGCCACCTCCTACCGCGTGGAAGGCTTCGGGCTGCGGTACCAGCTCTCCTCGCTCAACGCGGCGATCGGGCTGGCACAACTGCCTAAGTTCAAGACCACCGAGGTCAACCGCCAGGAACTGTGGCGGTCCTACCGCTGCGCCCTGCGCGACGTGCCGGCCGTGAGGCTGGTGGACGTGGACGTGGACCACTCGGTCCCGCACCTGTGTGTGGTCCGGGTCGCCGACCGCGAGGAGGTGTTCCGGCGCATGCTCGCCGCAGGTGTCGCGGTCGGCGTCCACTACCCGCCCAACCACCTCCAACCCGCCTTCGCCCCGTGGCGCCGGGTGTTGCCCGTCACCGAGCAGGCCGGCCGGGAGATCCTGACGCTGCCGTTCCACCAGCACATGACCGACGACGACGTGCGCCACGTCGCCGCCACGCTCAAGGCCGCGACCGGGGGCGGGCAGTGA
- the rfbB gene encoding dTDP-glucose 4,6-dehydratase, producing MEEVLITGGAGFIGSHFARRLLRAEDVARVTVLDALTYAGSVENLGEAMLSPKLTFVHGDICDAQLVDRLAREHAAIVHFAAESHVDRSFHDTGSFLTTNVLGTHTLLEAARKAGVRRFVHVSTDEVYGPLLTGQAAETDPVRPSVPYAASKAASDLVALSYFQTFGVPVCVTRSSNNYGPRQHPEKIVPLFITRLLKGHKLTLHGNGQHVRNWLHVEDNCQGIDVVLRAGTPGEVYNVGGGTDLTGRELTGLLLRMFDAGWDRVEYIPDRAANDLRYALDWSKVAALGYCPERGLEDGLAETAEWYRRNPDRWAPLLSTAQPVAKAPELIDHSV from the coding sequence ATGGAAGAAGTGCTGATCACCGGGGGTGCGGGCTTTATCGGCTCGCATTTCGCCAGGCGTCTGCTGCGTGCCGAGGACGTGGCCCGGGTGACCGTGCTCGACGCCCTCACCTACGCGGGCAGTGTCGAGAACCTGGGCGAGGCGATGCTCTCGCCCAAGCTGACGTTCGTCCACGGCGACATCTGCGACGCCCAGCTGGTCGACCGGCTCGCCCGTGAGCACGCCGCCATCGTCCACTTCGCCGCCGAGTCGCACGTGGACCGCTCCTTCCACGACACCGGGAGCTTCCTGACCACCAACGTCCTGGGCACCCACACCTTGCTGGAAGCCGCCAGGAAGGCAGGTGTCCGCCGCTTCGTCCACGTGTCCACCGACGAGGTGTACGGGCCGCTCCTGACCGGCCAGGCCGCCGAGACGGACCCGGTGCGGCCCAGCGTCCCCTACGCCGCGTCGAAGGCCGCCAGCGACCTCGTGGCGCTGTCCTACTTCCAGACGTTCGGCGTGCCCGTGTGCGTCACCCGCTCCTCCAACAACTACGGGCCGCGCCAACACCCCGAGAAGATCGTCCCCCTGTTCATCACCCGCCTGCTGAAGGGCCACAAGCTCACTCTCCACGGGAACGGCCAGCACGTCCGCAACTGGCTCCACGTCGAGGACAACTGCCAGGGCATCGACGTGGTCCTGCGCGCCGGCACCCCGGGTGAGGTCTACAACGTCGGCGGTGGCACCGACCTGACCGGCAGGGAGCTGACCGGCCTGCTGCTGCGGATGTTCGATGCCGGGTGGGATCGGGTGGAGTACATCCCCGACCGGGCCGCCAACGACCTGCGCTACGCCCTGGACTGGTCGAAGGTCGCCGCTCTCGGCTACTGCCCCGAGCGCGGGTTGGAGGACGGTCTCGCGGAGACCGCCGAGTGGTACCGCCGTAACCCCGACCGGTGGGCGCCGCTCCTGTCCACGGCCCAGCCGGTCGCCAAGGCCCCCGAGCTCATCGACCACTCGGTGTGA
- a CDS encoding sporulation protein, with product MAPRREPNHRLARLIEDSKASNAALAHRVNELAARAGVNRAYTHTSIRNWTVRAMVPDAPAPALLALALSERLGRTVSLEEMGMADTPAPTLETGLNFHRDPDQALNLAAEYWSTVDRRSFVKATPFALTAYGPAAMRWMAVPADPPRARVAGARVGHADILELHTAADEARRWDSKYGGGNWRASMVTDCLTRRAAPLLRGTFTDRIGARLFAATAELARVAAWHDVDMGNHASAQAHFVQALRLARASGDRAVGSYVLATMALHVYLCGFPHEAVDMAEGAYECAKDHAPVRVLAFAKLAQARAHGLVGDARAAAAALSRCEHLVDAADTDPRDPAWLAYLTRARVAADATEIYRDLNLPAEALHWNQQATAMPAADFSRAVGIRQTVLATAHLQQRNLEPGLEAGERALTILSTVRSTRSLGYLRTLTTALGPWHTEPDVADFLHRADRVLDAS from the coding sequence ATGGCGCCACGCCGGGAACCGAACCACCGCCTCGCCCGGCTCATCGAGGACAGCAAGGCCAGCAACGCCGCCCTCGCCCACCGCGTCAACGAACTCGCCGCCCGCGCCGGCGTCAACCGCGCGTACACGCATACCTCGATCAGGAACTGGACCGTCCGCGCCATGGTCCCGGACGCGCCCGCACCTGCGCTTCTGGCCCTCGCGCTCAGCGAACGGCTCGGCCGTACGGTGTCACTCGAAGAGATGGGCATGGCCGACACGCCCGCACCCACCCTCGAAACCGGCTTGAATTTCCACAGAGACCCCGATCAGGCCCTCAACCTCGCGGCCGAGTATTGGAGCACTGTGGACCGCCGGAGCTTCGTCAAGGCCACCCCCTTCGCCCTCACCGCCTACGGCCCCGCAGCCATGCGCTGGATGGCCGTACCCGCCGACCCGCCCCGCGCCCGCGTCGCCGGCGCCCGCGTCGGCCACGCCGACATCCTCGAACTGCACACGGCCGCCGACGAGGCCCGCCGCTGGGACTCCAAGTACGGCGGCGGCAACTGGCGCGCCTCCATGGTCACCGACTGCCTCACCCGGCGCGCCGCCCCCCTGCTGCGCGGCACCTTCACCGACAGGATCGGTGCCCGGCTCTTCGCCGCCACCGCCGAACTCGCCCGCGTCGCCGCCTGGCACGACGTCGACATGGGCAACCACGCCAGCGCCCAGGCCCACTTCGTCCAGGCCCTGCGCCTCGCCCGGGCCTCCGGCGACCGGGCCGTCGGTTCGTACGTGCTCGCCACCATGGCCCTGCACGTCTACCTGTGCGGTTTCCCGCACGAGGCCGTCGACATGGCCGAAGGCGCCTATGAGTGCGCCAAGGATCACGCCCCTGTCCGCGTGCTTGCCTTCGCCAAGCTCGCCCAGGCCCGCGCCCACGGCCTCGTCGGCGACGCCCGCGCTGCGGCCGCCGCGCTCAGCCGGTGCGAGCACCTGGTCGATGCCGCCGACACCGACCCGCGCGACCCCGCCTGGCTGGCCTACCTGACCCGCGCCCGTGTCGCCGCCGACGCCACCGAAATCTACCGCGACCTCAATCTCCCGGCCGAGGCACTGCACTGGAACCAGCAGGCCACGGCCATGCCCGCCGCAGACTTCAGCCGCGCCGTCGGCATCCGCCAGACCGTCCTCGCCACCGCACACCTCCAGCAGCGCAACCTCGAACCCGGCCTCGAAGCCGGCGAGCGCGCACTCACCATCCTCAGCACCGTCCGCTCCACCCGAAGCCTCGGCTACCTGCGTACCCTCACCACCGCGCTCGGCCCTTGGCACACCGAACCCGACGTCGCCGACTTCCTCCACCGCGCCGACCGCGTCCTCGACGCCAGCTGA